One stretch of Armigeres subalbatus isolate Guangzhou_Male chromosome 2, GZ_Asu_2, whole genome shotgun sequence DNA includes these proteins:
- the LOC134215815 gene encoding INO80 complex subunit B — protein sequence MGKKKDIYTDREDEFHGFSHKKHKKHKKHKKSKYQMETSEPPAYDSFVPEEVEQTVEVMEEIEYMEADLEPEIITEVEAETEPEASTSMTMSAAAASNTSIMPSPGPAPKTTPQGKGSSASKSSKKKKGKGRDSGTSSEEERWLDAIESGKLEEVDDELKKIKPKDPKLMTARQRAMYERNTDKDTSNLASEMLMALPTGYKEKVMTAEAIQKAQLKSQKRKQMADEKREKDKKKTMERLLKKQDSKSVKAIKNRPVKAQLPMITYVNTVEGATISLPLNVEFPLQPQKHVDPPKPIICGMPNCNNIKRYNCSKTNIPLCSYRCYKMNVDSIKQIIC from the exons ATGGGAAAGAAAAAAGATATTTACACGGACCGAGAAG ATGAGTTCCATGGATTTTCCCACAAAAAGCACAAAAAACATAAGAAACACAAGAAGAGTAAATATCAAATGGAAACGTCTGAGCCTCCTGCGTACGATTCGTTTGTTCCGGAAGAAGTCGAACAAACCGTGGAGGTAATGGAAGAGATCGAATACATGGAAGCAGATCTGGAACCGGAAATAATCACAGAAGTCGAAGCCGAAACTGAACCTGAAGCTTCAACGTCAATGACCAtgtcagcagcagcagcctcAAACACGTCCATTATGCCTTCTCCCGGACCAGCACCGAAAACCACTCCACAGGGTAAAGGATCCTCGGCGTCCAAATCGTCCAAGAAAAAGAAAGGTAAAGGCAGAGATAGTGGCACTTCAAGCGAGGAAGAGCGATGGCTTGATGCAATTGAATCCGGCAAACTGGAAGAAGTGGACGACGAGCTAAAAAAGATAAAACCCAAAGACCCCAAACTGATGACGGCCCGGCAGAGGGCAATGTACGAACGAAATACCGACAAAGATACTAGTAATTTGGCTAGCGAGATGTTGATGGCGCTTCCCACTGGGTATAAAGAGAAAGTAATGACCGCTGAAGCGATCCAAAAAGCACAGCTGAAATCTCAGAAGCGAAAACAAATGGCAGACGAAAAGCGAGAGAAGGACAAAAAGAAAACCATGGAGAGGTTGCTTAAGAAGCAGGATTCTAAATCAGTGAAGGCTATCAAGAATCGACCCGTCAAAGCTCAACTGCCCATGATAACCTACGTCAATACAGTTGAAGGTGCGACGATATCGCTACCACTTAATGTCGAGTTTCCGCTTCAACCGCAAAAGCATGTTGATCCACCGAAACCAATCATTTGTGGCATGCCCAACTGTAACAACATAAAACGGTATAACTGTTCAAAAACAAATATACCGCTTTGTAGCTATCGTTGCTACAAAATGAATGTGGATTCAATAAAACAAATTATATGCTAA
- the LOC134211550 gene encoding uncharacterized protein LOC134211550, producing the protein MGRGKKFTIFQDVQICLSWLHAKHQEMLGDHATDEIRSSPFNVWDTVYEHAVYNDAGFEERTVYGLRTRFLVIQRAVLKFSESVSAAKTDKVEASKVIACAMKHYREACNEDFKFLRCYVILRKHSKFSNLVEIESSVGDASNETMPDLFDDTDVEGAYKSNQRQRNRGKNFTSEHDKQICLSWVHAKHEAESSINAYRLAHFSFWDALHKDAVSKNPDLEVRTVNGLRLRCGQIRCKVRAFSTYYNSAIQQENDHDKAITYAMQQYQQNRKEDFKHLECFEILFDYLDTHSTSQVYSNTVNVFPTEAEDTKLSGDEQESWNMFEASPKLESYLSEASQAEPEEVHSEEDEIPAMIQETSDSEQRPPLSQSGRGKNFTTYHDKLLCQSWIKARETESTSGANSSNMWKNVYAHAISLDRNFKVRTLDGLRQRLGNIKRSVRRFSECYKMFAPEDKGEPDHGVIQRALKLYKDNHGDSFKFKECWLILRQCPEFCENKELSTPKLEVYKPSQSEEHISNQEPQRVNVRQDEIQSLLKASIDVGIAEARSRGERIEPMIYDVQQQMAAYGVFKERKLYMIKKMYDRTEREYKNNRLRPYPPEARILWGTRSNSEEEKANDEQWDLLIQHVLDTKKGTSFLSGAEIRELIKQAIDRRVEYVPPVERKIIFNRILRDMHSNKLCCRKTADQLLQDYLRMKKHFQEGSRKHLPPEAALLWEFDGNDDELTATEPIEQIDFPECELKLEMDLCRICQAEQPDQTKDLFFDEYNGKTYAAIIYDTIKVEMINDGKQTNLICDSCSTYIESLASFVQQCRNSCINQEIEESNTMTKIAKLEFEIPDTTIEFLNDEVSNLPENDCNGFDDNSVTNEDTMDVADEVCVEEPAQAKIDIANDQTKPTVEVETRKKLNYRKYVESRSRKLWRNKPQCHLCGIRVLDLPSHIESHSGKGFQCQVCDRVCPNRRQLRVHMNRHTKKYKFPCRYCDKMFFVWSSRACHEKNHHENQSNKCDVCGVEYRNRSYLLQHHKFVHLGIRNLKCSKCDFSTSIKTRLLNHFRSLHTSERPYKCSVCDFLSNSNTGYYIHFKRHKKSGEATSYTIKCAYCEELFTKDASLEVHIVKKHPDRAVVI; encoded by the exons ATGGGCAGAGGTAAAAAGTTTACGATCTTCCAAGATGTTCAAATATGCCTGTCCTGGCTTCACGCGAAGCATCAGGAAATGCTTGGAGATCATGCGACCGATGAAATTCGGTCATCGCCATTTAATGTGTGGGACACGGTTTACGAGCATGCCGTTTACAACGATGCAGGATTCGAAGAGCGAACTGTTTACGGCCTGCGAACCAGATTTTTAGTGATACAACGGGCGGTTCTTAAATTTTCTGAAAGCGTTTCAGCGGCTAAGACGGATAAAGTTGAAGCCTCGAAAGTTATAGCTTGTGCAATGAAGCACTATCGGGAAGCCTGCAACGAGGACTTCAAGTTTCTGCGCTGCTACGTGATTTTGAGGAAGCACTCCAAATTCAGCAACCTGGTGGAAATCGAGTCAAGCGTAGGGGATGCTTCGAATGAAACAATGCCAGATCTGTTTGATGACACAGACGTTGAAG GTGCTTATAAAAGTAACCAGAGACAGCGCAATAGAGGCAAAAACTTCACATCTGAGCACGATAAACAAATTTGTCTTTCCTGGGTCCATGCGAAACATGAGGCGGAATCCAGCATCAATGCATACCGACTGGCTCATTTTAGTTTTTGGGACGCACTGCACAAGGATGCCGTTTCTAAAAATCCTGATTTAGAAGTTCGGACGGTGAATGGTCTGCGTTTGCGATGTGGGCAGATTCGTTGCAAAGTTCGAGCATTTTCGACATATTACAATAGCGCCATTCAgcaagaaaatgatcacgaTAAAGctatcacatatgctatgcaaCAGTACCAACAAAATCGCAAGGAAGACTTCAAGCACTTGGAGTGTTTCGAAATTCTGTTCGACTACTTAGACACCCATAGTACGTCACAAGTATATTCGAATACAGTGAATGTTTTTCCGACAGAAGCAGAAGATACAAAGCTAAGTGGTGACGAGCAAGAATCTTGGAATATGTTTGAAGCTAGTCCTAAGCTCGAGTCGTATTTATCAGAGGCTTCACAGGCAGAGCCGGAGGAAGTACACAGCGAAGAAG ATGAAATTCCTGCCATGATCCAGGAGACATCCGACAGCGAACAGCGACCCCCGTTGAGTCAGAGTGGACGAGGAAAAAACTTCACCACTTATCACGATAAGCTTCTTTGTCAGTCATGGATCAAAGCGAGAGAAACTGAATCAACATCTGGCGCAAACTCATCAAATATGTGGAAGAATGTTTACGCTCACGCCATTTCTTTGGATCGAAATTTCAAAGTCAGAACGTTGGATGGCCTACGACAAAGATTGGGAAATATTAAGCGATCCGTACGAAGGTTTTCCGAATGCTATAAAATGTTCGCACCGGAAGATAAAGGCGAACCAGACCATGGCGTCATTCAACGGGCGCTAAAGTTGTACAAAGATAATCACGGCGACTCATTCAAATTCAAGGAATGTTGGTTAATTTTGAGGCAATGTCCagaattttgtgaaaataagGAACTGTCCACTCCAAAACTAGAAGTTTATAAGCCATCTCAAAGTGAAGAGCACATTTCCAATCAAGAACCCCAAAGAGTAAATGTGAGGCAAGACGAGATACAATCTCTGCTGAAGGCAAGTATTGATGTTGGCATAGCAGAGGCTCGGTCTCGCGGAGAACGTATAGAACCTATGATCTACGATGTGCAGCAGCAAATGGCCGCTTATGGCGTTTTCAAGGAAAGGAAGCTATATATGATTAAAAAGATGTACGATAGAACGGAGCGTGAGTACAAAAATAATCGACTGAGGCCGTATCCACCGGAAGCAAGAATTCTATGGGGTACTCGAAGTAACAGCGAAGAAG AGAAAGCAAACGATGAGCAATGGGATCTTTTAATTCAGCACGTACTGGACACTAAAAAGGGCACATCTTTCTTATCTGGAGCAGAAAtccgagaactaatcaagcaagcgATTGACCGTAGAGTAGAATATGTTCCACCGGTCGAGAGGAAGATAATTTTCAATCGCATTCTACGGGATATGCATTCGAACAAACTGTGTTGCCGGAAGACGGCGGACCAGTTACTTCAGGATTATCTGAGaatgaaaaaacattttcaagaaGGTTCACGAAAACATTTACCTCCCGAGGCAGCGCTGCTTTGGGAGTTCGATGGGAACGACGATGAGTTAACGGCTACGGAACCAATCGAACAAATTGATTTCCCAGAGTGTGAGTTAAAGTTAGAGATGGACCTATGTCGCATTTGCCAAGCAGAGCAGCCCGATCAAACCAAAGACTTGTTCTTCGATGAGTATAATGGGAAGACGTATGCAGCTATCATATATGATACAATTAAAGTGGAG ATGATAAATGATGGCAAACAAACAAATTTGATTTGTGACAGCTGTTCCACTTACATAGAAAGCCTCGCATCATTTGTTCAACAGTGCCGAAATAGCTGCATCAATCAGGAAATTGAAGAAAGCAATACGATGACTAAAATCGCCAAACTGGAATTTGAGATTCCGGACACCACTATCGAATTCTTGAATGATGAAGTTTCTAATCTGCCTGAGAACGATTGCAATGGATTCGACGATAATTCGGTTACTAATGAAGACACTATGGATGTGGCCGATGAAGTGTGTGTTGAAGAACCCGCTCAGGCTAAAATCGATATAGCCAATGATCAAACGAAGCCCACTGTGGAGGTAGAAACTCGTAAGAAGTTAAATTATCGTAAATACGTGGAAAGTCGATCGCGAAAACTATGGCGAAACAAACCACAGTGTCACTTGTGTGGTATTCGGGTATTGGATTTACCGAGTCACATTGAAAGTCATTCTGGAAAAGGATTCCAATGCCAAGTTTGCGATAGAGTTTGTCCCAATCGACGGCAGCTACGAGTCCACATGAATCGTCATACCAAGAAGTACAAGTTTCCCTGTCGTTATTGTGATAAAATGTTCTTCGTTTGGTCTTCACGGGCATGCCACGAG AAAAATCATCACGAGAATCAATCGAACAAATGCGACGTGTGTGGCGTTGAGTACAGAAATAGAAGCTACCTTTTGCAGCACCATAAGTTTGTACATCTTGGAATCCGTAATTTGAAGTGTTCCAAGTGTGATTTCAGTACATCAATCAA GACTCGATTGCTTAATCATTTCCGCAGCTTGCATACTAGCGAACGTCCATACAAATGTTCGGTGTGCGATTTcctctcaaatagtaatactgGTTACTATATTCACTTTAAAAGACACAAAAAATCTGGCGAGGCAACCAGCTATACGATCAAATGCGCTTACTGTGAAGAACTATTCACAAAGGACGCCTCACTGGAAGTTCACATAGTTAAGAAACATCCCGATCGAGCAGTAGTGATTTGA